GAAGATCTATCTGCCGCTGTCCATGCCCGGGGTGGTCGCGGGCACCTCGCTGGTCTTCGTACTCGCCCTCGGTTTCTATGTCACACCGGCGCTGCTCGGCTCGCCGCAGAACGCCATGATCGCGCAGATCATCAATGTGCGGACCCGGGACCAACTCGACTTCGGCGGCGCCGGCGCGATGGGAATCTTCGTCCTCGTCGTCACCCTCGTCGTCCTCGGCCTCGCCCGCCGGCTCACCGGCAACCAGGCGTCAATCGCCGGGCACGGCGTGGCCGGTGCGGGCCGGCCTGCCGACGGCCGCGGGACCGGAATGCGGCCCTGGCTCAAGGTCTACACGGGGCTGGCGGCCGTCGTCCTGGCGACGCCCACCCTGGTGGTGATCCCGATGAGCTTCTCCTCGGGCACCACGTTCCGCTTCCCGCCCGACGGCTGGTCGCTGCGCTGGTACGAGAACCTCGCCACCTCGCCCGCCTGGACCGAAGCGATCGTCAACTCGCTCCAGGTCGGGCTGGTCACCACCGTCGCGGCCACCACGCTCGGTACGGCCGCGGCACTGGGCCTGGCCCGGCTCGGCCCGCGCGGCCGGGGCGCGCTCACCGCACTGCTGCTCTCCCCGCTGATCGTGCCCAACATCCTCGTCGCCCTCGTGGTCTTCGCCGCCTTCCTGCGGCTGGGCCTCAACGGAACCCTCGCGGGCATCATGCTCGCGCACACCGCCATGGCACTCCCCTATGTGGTCATCGCCGTCACCGCCCGGCTCCAGGGCATGGACCCACGGCTGCGCAGCGCCGGGGCGAGCCTGGGCGCCGGACCCTTCTCGGTGTTCCGCCGGATCACCCTTCCGCTCGCCCTGCCGGGCATCCTGTCCGGCGCGGTGCTGGCGTTCGTCACCTCACTGGACGAGGTCGTCGTCGCCCTGTTCCTCCAGGCTCCCGGCGCCTTCACCCTCCCGGTCCAGATGTTCAACAGCGTGACCATCCAGATCGACCCCACCATCTCGGCCGCCTCCACCGTGATGGTCCTCCTGGTCAGCATCCCGATCCTGCTCGCCCAGACAGCGGGCGTACGCCGCGGAAAGGCGGGCAAACGGTGAAGTTCCCCGATTTCGGCAGGACAGCCAAGGCTCCGTACGAGCCGGGCGGCGGCGCGCCCGCCGCCGCTACCCTCGCGCCCGGTACAGCCGAGCCCGGTACACCCGAGCCTGGCCTCTCCACCGCGGGCGGCCGGATCGAACTCGTCGGGCTGACCAAGCAGTACGGCTCCGGCGGCAACGCCGTGGACGACGTCAGCCTCGACATCGCCCCGGGCGAGTTCATCACCCTGCTGGGACCCAGCGGTTCGGGCAAGACCACCACCCTCAACATGATCGCCGGCTTCACCAGGCCGACCGAGGGCAGCATCCTGCTCAACGGCCGCGACGTGTCGGCGCTCCCCTCGCACCGGCGGAACTTCGGCATGGTCTTCCAGAACTACGCCCTGTTCCCGCATCTGACGGTAGCCCAGAACATCGCCTTCCCCCTGCGCGAACGCAAGGTGGGCAAGGAGGAGACGGCCCGCCGGGTGGCCGAGGTCATCGAACTCACCGACCTGGGCGGTCTGGAGACCCGCCGCCCGGACAAACTGTCCGGAGGACAGCAGCAGCGCGTCGCGCTGGCCCGTGCCGTGGTGTTCTCCCCCAGCGTCCTGCTGCTCGACGAACCGCTCAGCGCGCTGGACCGCAAACTGCGCCAGTCGCTCCAGCGCGAGATCAAGCGCCTGCACGACGAACTGCGGCTCACCTTCGTCTTCGTCACCCACGACCAGGACGAGGCGATGACGCTGTCGGACCGCATCGCGGTCTTCCACGAGGGGCGCCTGGAACGGGTGGGTACCCCGGCCGCCCTCTACCGGGAGCCGGGAACGCACTTCGTCGCCCAGTTCCTCGGCGAGTCCAATCTCTTCGCCGGGACCTACGAAGCCGGCGTCTACCGGTGGCAGAACGAGAACTGGCGGGCCCCGGATCCGCCCGCCGCGCCCGCGGCCTCTCTCCAACTCGTCGTCCGGCCCGAACTCCTGGGAGTCACCCCCAAACCCGATGACGTACCGACCGGCCGCAACACCACGGAGGCTCATGTCGCCGACGTGTCGTTCTACGGCACCCACGAACGCGTCGAGCTGACCTACGGCGACGGGACATCCGGCTGCGCCGTGCGGCCCGCGGGCGCCACACCCGAGGTCCGGGCGGGCGACACCGTCATCGCCCACTGGCGGCCGGAGGACCAAGTCCTCGTCAGGCCCTGACCTTTACCCAAGGAGTTCCCACCAGCACCAAGGAGTTCCCATGAGCATACCGAACGATCTGCTGGATCCCGGGCTCGACGGCGACCGGCTGACACCCGACGACGAGGCGGACGCGCTGCTGCGCGGCGCCGTCGACCTGCACCAGCACCCGGGCCCCAGCCCTTTCCCCCGGCGCATGAGCATTCTCGACGCCGCCCGCGACGCGGACTCCCTCGGCTTCCGGGCCATCGTCGCCAAGTCCCATCACCACAGCATGGTCACCGACATCCTGGCCCTTCGGCCCGAGGGACTCGCCGGTCTCGGTGTCCAGGTATTCGGCGGCATCGCGCTGAACCGCACCGTGGGCGGTCTCAACCCCTACGCCGTGGAGCTGGCGCTGCGGATGGGCGGACGGATGGTGTGGTTTCCCACGCTCTCCTCGGCCGCCCATATCGACCACCACCGTGAGCACGACACCGGCTTTCCCACCAGCGAGGTCGAGTTGCGGCCCAACGAGGTCATCCGGATCACGGACGGCGAGGGCACCGTACTCCCCGAGGTGCGCGACATCCTCGATGTCATCGCCGGTGAGGACGCGGTGCTGACGTGCGGTCACCTCGGCGTCGACGAGGCGCACATACTTATCGACGCCGCCCAACAGGCGGGAGTACGGCGCATCGTGGTCAACCACCCCTGCTTCGTGGTCGGAGCCCCCGTCGAACAGGCCGCGGAGTGGGCACGCCGGGGCGTCTTCATCGAACACTGCGCGGTGATGTACTTCGGGCGCCCGGAACGCCGCCGCGACCTCGGCGAACTGCTCGCCTTCATCCGGGCCGCAGGCCCGGAGCAGACCGTGCTGTCGTCCGACTCCGGCCAGAAGGTGAACCCTCTGCCCGTCACTCTCTACCGTAGGGCGGTCCGCGCCCTCCTCGACGCGGGTGTGCCCGAAGCCGACATCGTCAAGATGACGGGCGGCAACGCTGTCGGGCTGCTGTTCCCGTGAACGGCCCCCCGACAGCGCGGACTTCGGCCGACTCGGTCTACGAGGTACTGGCCCTGCGCTACGGAACCAGAACCGGCTCCCGCGCGGAGATCTACCTCAACCACGGCATCTACGGCGAGCCCGACAGCCCGCTGGACATGGACTACTACGTCTGGGTGGCACGCAACCACCACCGCACCGTCGTCATCGACACCGGATTCAGCCGGGCGGCCGGAGCGCGACGCCTGCGCACCGCACTGGCTTCCCCCGTCGAGGCGCTGCGCCGGTTCGGCGCCCGGCCCGAACAGGGCCCGCTCATCGTCATCACCCACGCGCACTACGACCACATCGGCAATCTGGCGGCCTTCGACCAGTCGGAAGTCGTCATCGCACGGGCCGAGTTCGACTTCTGGACCGGCCCGTACGCGCGGCGTGCCCAGTTCGCGCACTCCGCCGAACCCGAGGAGACGGCGCACCTGGCGGAGATCCACCGGCAGGGCCGTACCACCCTGGTGGACCACCGCGCCACCGTCGCTCCGGGGATCGAGGTGCTGGTCGTCGGCGGGCACACACCGGGCCAGTCGGTCGTCCTGGTCGACACCCCCGGAGGCCAGGCCGTTCTCGCGTCGGACTCTCTCCACTACTACGAGGAACTGGAGCGGGACCGGCCGTTCGCCTTCGTCGCGGACCTGCCCGCCATGTACCGCGGCTTCGATCTGCTCGCGGAACTCGCCTCGGGACCTGGCAGGGTCCTCGTTCCCGGCCATGACCCCGAGGTCGCACGGCGGTTCGACGCCGTACGCGGCGCGGAAGGTCTCGCGTACCGCATCGCCTGAACCGCGACCCCCGCTCGTCCGAACCAACGCGGCGGCACACGGCGGCTCTCTCCCACTCATCAGAAAGGCAGGCACTGTCATGGTCCCCAGCCCACCGGAAGGCGGCCCCCCGCGGGCCGGAGCGGCGCCGCCAGGCCCGCTGAGCGGAAAGGTCGCCGTCGTGACCGGCGGCGGCAGCGGCATCGGTGCCGCGAGTGCCCGGCGGCTGTCCCACGACGGCGCCCGCGTCGTGGTGGTGGACCGCGACGCCGCCGGCGCCGAGAAGGTCGCGCGGGAACTGCCGGGCGAGGCAGTGGCGGTGACCGCCGACGTCTCCGAGGAAGCGGGAGTGGAACGTTACGTCCGGGTCGCCGTCGAGCGGTTCGGCGGGATCGACCTGCACCACCTCAACGCCGGTGTCGTCGGCTCCCTCGAACCGCTGCCGGATCTGTCCGCCGACGACTTCGACCAGGTGATCGCCGTAAATCTGCGCGGCCCCTTCCTGGGCCTGCGTGCCGCGTTCCGGCGCTACCGGGAACAGGGCACAGGCGGTTCCGTCGTCATCACCGGTTCCATCGCCGGGCTGCGCGGCAGCGACGACCTGCTGCCGTACCAGGCGTCGAAGTACGGCGTCCGGGGGCTGGTGGAGGGCGGCGCCGTCTACGGTGCCCCGCGGGGTGTCCGCGTCAACTCCGTCGCGCCGGGACTCGTACCGTCCGGCCTGTTCGCCGCGGCCTCCGGTCCGGGGGCGGGCGGCGACATGGAACGGCGCGCCCGCACCACCCCGATGCGCCGGGTCGGCACCCCGGAGGAGATCGCCGCGGTGGTGGCGTTTCTGCTCGGCGACGAGGCCGCCTTCGTGACGGGCACCACGGTGTCGGCGGACGGCGGGGCCGGCGTGGTCAACACGGTGCGCCCCTCGGGCGGAGCCGGCGCCTGGACCCCGGCGGCGCCGCGATGACGGGGGCCGCACCGGCCCGGCGGGTGGTCGGTTTCATCGGACTGGGCAACATGGGCGGCCGGATCGCCCGGCGCATCACCGACGGCGGCGAGGTGGTTCTGGGCCACGACCGCGATCCCGTACGGGCCGCGGCGGCCGGCGCGACACCGGTGGCCTCGGTGGCGGACGTGACGCGCCGCGCCGACGTACTGCTGCTGTCCCTGCCGGACTCCACCGTCGTGGAGTCGGTGGTCGAGGGCGCCGACGGCATCCTCGCCCACGGCAGACCGGGGCAGATCGTGGTCGATCTCAGCACCGCCGCGCCCGCCTCCACCATCCGTCTGCACCAGGCACTCGCCGAACGCGGTGTCACCTATCTCGACGCGGGAGTCTCGGGCGGCGCGGCCGCCGCGGAGCGCGGCACCCTCACCGTGATGGCCGGCGGGCCCCAGCGGCTGCTGGACGAACTGGCCTGGCTCTTCGGTCTGTTCGCGTCCCAGGTGTTCTCCATGGGGACACCCGGCTCCGGACATTCGGCGAAGCTGCTGAACAACTTCCTCAACGCCTCCGCGCTCGCCGCCACCGCCGAGGTCATGGTCGCCGGGCGCAAGGCCGGACTGGACCTGGCGAAGCTGCTCGACGTCCTGAACGCGGGCAGCGGTGTCAACTTCGCGACCCTGAACCGCTTTCCGCACATCATCCGGGACGACTACCTCGAAGGCGGCCTCACCAGCGACCTGATGATGAAGGATGTCGTGCTCTACGTCGAACATCTGCGGCAGCTCGGCGTCCCCACGCTCAACGCGTCAGGCCCACTGGCCTCGTTCGGACTGGCCGCCGGACTCGGCTACGGACAACGGATCAGCAACCGGGTGACCGACGCCATCGGCGACCTGGCCGGCGGCGTACGGCTGTACGACACGGGCACGGAAGCGGACACCGGCGCGGACACGGACGCGGAGACAGACGCGGACGCGGACGCGGTGACCGACATCGGCACGGACGCGGAGCAGACCGCGTGATCATCGTCAGCGGCCGGGTGGCCGGCGCCCCGTCCGAACGGCGCGAAAGCACCTTCGACGGCACGGTCTGGACCGACCCCGTGCTGCCCACGACCGACGGGACCACCATCAACCAGGTCTTCTTCGCGCCCCGTTCACGCACGCACTGGCACCGGCACGAGCGCGGCCAGATCCTCCACATCACCGCGGGCCACGGCTGGATCGGCACGACGGACGGCGAGCCCCGGCCGCTGGAGACGGGCGACACCGTCTGGATACCGCCCGGCGAGACCCACTGGCACGGCGCCGGGCCGGACAGCTTTCTGCTGCACCTCGCGATCTCGCTGGGCACCACCGAGTGGCTGGACCCGGTCACCGACACCTTGTACGGCCCCGGCGGGCGGACACCCAAGGAGAGCACCCGATGAATCAGCACAACCAGCGGTACGAAGAGGGGCTGCGCATACGACGGGAGGTGATGGGCGCCGCCCACGTCGAACATTCGATGGCCGCGGCCGACGAATTCACCCTGCCGGTACAGGAGATGGTCACCGAGTTCTGCTGGGGCGGGCTCTGGAGCCGCGAAGGGCTGGACCGCAAGACCCGCAGCATGCTCAACCTGGTCATCCTGGCCGCACTCAACCGCAATCACGAACTCGCCGCGCATGTGCGCGGTGCCGTGACCAACGGCTGCACGGAGACCGAGATCCGCGAAAGCCTGCTGCACACCGTCATCTACTGCGGTGCCCCTGCCGGGCTGGAAG
The nucleotide sequence above comes from Streptomyces sp. NBC_01716. Encoded proteins:
- a CDS encoding ABC transporter permease subunit produces the protein MTTRVTPRPAPPTRRLARGTPGRERASGLLLLLPALIALTLLFVLPLLNVAFQSVTEPDTGLGNYARLFTDGYTLGVLGRTLLVALVVAVVGLLIAYPYAYAMTLVGPAARALMVTLVLVPFWTSMLARNYAWLVLMQDGGLVQRLLRPFGLGDVTLLGSTTGVAVSMTQVMLPFLVLPMYSAMQHIDRRLLDAGQSLGASRARAFRKIYLPLSMPGVVAGTSLVFVLALGFYVTPALLGSPQNAMIAQIINVRTRDQLDFGGAGAMGIFVLVVTLVVLGLARRLTGNQASIAGHGVAGAGRPADGRGTGMRPWLKVYTGLAAVVLATPTLVVIPMSFSSGTTFRFPPDGWSLRWYENLATSPAWTEAIVNSLQVGLVTTVAATTLGTAAALGLARLGPRGRGALTALLLSPLIVPNILVALVVFAAFLRLGLNGTLAGIMLAHTAMALPYVVIAVTARLQGMDPRLRSAGASLGAGPFSVFRRITLPLALPGILSGAVLAFVTSLDEVVVALFLQAPGAFTLPVQMFNSVTIQIDPTISAASTVMVLLVSIPILLAQTAGVRRGKAGKR
- a CDS encoding ABC transporter ATP-binding protein; amino-acid sequence: MKFPDFGRTAKAPYEPGGGAPAAATLAPGTAEPGTPEPGLSTAGGRIELVGLTKQYGSGGNAVDDVSLDIAPGEFITLLGPSGSGKTTTLNMIAGFTRPTEGSILLNGRDVSALPSHRRNFGMVFQNYALFPHLTVAQNIAFPLRERKVGKEETARRVAEVIELTDLGGLETRRPDKLSGGQQQRVALARAVVFSPSVLLLDEPLSALDRKLRQSLQREIKRLHDELRLTFVFVTHDQDEAMTLSDRIAVFHEGRLERVGTPAALYREPGTHFVAQFLGESNLFAGTYEAGVYRWQNENWRAPDPPAAPAASLQLVVRPELLGVTPKPDDVPTGRNTTEAHVADVSFYGTHERVELTYGDGTSGCAVRPAGATPEVRAGDTVIAHWRPEDQVLVRP
- a CDS encoding DUF6282 family protein; the encoded protein is MSIPNDLLDPGLDGDRLTPDDEADALLRGAVDLHQHPGPSPFPRRMSILDAARDADSLGFRAIVAKSHHHSMVTDILALRPEGLAGLGVQVFGGIALNRTVGGLNPYAVELALRMGGRMVWFPTLSSAAHIDHHREHDTGFPTSEVELRPNEVIRITDGEGTVLPEVRDILDVIAGEDAVLTCGHLGVDEAHILIDAAQQAGVRRIVVNHPCFVVGAPVEQAAEWARRGVFIEHCAVMYFGRPERRRDLGELLAFIRAAGPEQTVLSSDSGQKVNPLPVTLYRRAVRALLDAGVPEADIVKMTGGNAVGLLFP
- a CDS encoding N-acyl homoserine lactonase family protein, which produces MNGPPTARTSADSVYEVLALRYGTRTGSRAEIYLNHGIYGEPDSPLDMDYYVWVARNHHRTVVIDTGFSRAAGARRLRTALASPVEALRRFGARPEQGPLIVITHAHYDHIGNLAAFDQSEVVIARAEFDFWTGPYARRAQFAHSAEPEETAHLAEIHRQGRTTLVDHRATVAPGIEVLVVGGHTPGQSVVLVDTPGGQAVLASDSLHYYEELERDRPFAFVADLPAMYRGFDLLAELASGPGRVLVPGHDPEVARRFDAVRGAEGLAYRIA
- a CDS encoding SDR family NAD(P)-dependent oxidoreductase; its protein translation is MVPSPPEGGPPRAGAAPPGPLSGKVAVVTGGGSGIGAASARRLSHDGARVVVVDRDAAGAEKVARELPGEAVAVTADVSEEAGVERYVRVAVERFGGIDLHHLNAGVVGSLEPLPDLSADDFDQVIAVNLRGPFLGLRAAFRRYREQGTGGSVVITGSIAGLRGSDDLLPYQASKYGVRGLVEGGAVYGAPRGVRVNSVAPGLVPSGLFAAASGPGAGGDMERRARTTPMRRVGTPEEIAAVVAFLLGDEAAFVTGTTVSADGGAGVVNTVRPSGGAGAWTPAAPR
- a CDS encoding NAD(P)-dependent oxidoreductase: MTGAAPARRVVGFIGLGNMGGRIARRITDGGEVVLGHDRDPVRAAAAGATPVASVADVTRRADVLLLSLPDSTVVESVVEGADGILAHGRPGQIVVDLSTAAPASTIRLHQALAERGVTYLDAGVSGGAAAAERGTLTVMAGGPQRLLDELAWLFGLFASQVFSMGTPGSGHSAKLLNNFLNASALAATAEVMVAGRKAGLDLAKLLDVLNAGSGVNFATLNRFPHIIRDDYLEGGLTSDLMMKDVVLYVEHLRQLGVPTLNASGPLASFGLAAGLGYGQRISNRVTDAIGDLAGGVRLYDTGTEADTGADTDAETDADADAVTDIGTDAEQTA
- a CDS encoding cupin domain-containing protein; the protein is MIIVSGRVAGAPSERRESTFDGTVWTDPVLPTTDGTTINQVFFAPRSRTHWHRHERGQILHITAGHGWIGTTDGEPRPLETGDTVWIPPGETHWHGAGPDSFLLHLAISLGTTEWLDPVTDTLYGPGGRTPKESTR
- a CDS encoding carboxymuconolactone decarboxylase family protein, translating into MNQHNQRYEEGLRIRREVMGAAHVEHSMAAADEFTLPVQEMVTEFCWGGLWSREGLDRKTRSMLNLVILAALNRNHELAAHVRGAVTNGCTETEIRESLLHTVIYCGAPAGLEAFRVADSVLEELRDRP